The Ailuropoda melanoleuca isolate Jingjing chromosome 9, ASM200744v2, whole genome shotgun sequence genome includes a region encoding these proteins:
- the SH2D7 gene encoding SH2 domain-containing protein 7, giving the protein MSGAHTDKEACARSALCSHLALARMAGSLKRLPEEAGDSRALAKLQELALTWFTETQAPLILQDGALPPWFHGFITRKQTEQLLGDKALGSFLIRLSDRATGYILSYRGSDRCRHFVINQLQNRRYLVSGDTHSHTTLADLVRHYQEVQFEPFGETLSAACPRLEDSDLYDAITLGLHHTSLGLENPPATASPKEVPDEAASPWSCPKPQVSPLHTKKSLDASSSSFSEDEWLAAPDRVPLLPERSASLLDESFGSPSGSVYSALRRVNQARLGLGTEASGRPQASSPSKEPPKRLSAGGQNRPDGPGSALSGVSSEQGPTGPPTPRGHLLPPASEAPRSLAAPWSQASQKLGHRAQPCSQGRSADTYELLQTAGPPSEPRDMPDLEGSAYAEVPGRWGGPARPPCPGTSPLSSKLPGSADYGYERLSGAPELPEPRNTYEQIPAGRSKEIGRTHKVGSKPDKLRKIFFTDKKHKS; this is encoded by the exons ATGAGCGGGGCGCACACAGATAAAGAGGCATGTGCGCGGTCTGCGCTCTGTTCCCATTTAGCGCTGGCCAGAATGGCGGGCAGCCTGAAGCGGCTCCCCGAAGAGGCAGGGGACAGCCGGGCCCTGGCCAAGCTGCAGGAGCTGGCCCTGACGTGGTTCACGGAGacgcaggcgcccctcatcctGCAGGACGGAGCCCTGCCCCCCTGGTTTCACGGATTCATTACCCGCAA GCAGACGGAGCAGCTGCTTGGGGACAAGGCTCTCGGCTCCTTCCTCATCCGCCTCAGTGACCGGGCCACCGGCTACATCTTGTCCTACAG GGGCAGCGACCGCTGTCGGCACTTTGTCATCAACCAGCTGCAGAACCGGCGCTACCTGGTCTCGGGGGACACCCACAGCCACACCACCCTGGCTGACCTTGTACGCCATTACCAGGAGGTGCAGTTTGAGCCCTTTGGGGAGACCCTGTCTGCTGCCTGTCCCCGG CTGGAGGACAGTGATCTCTATGATGCCATCACCCTGGGCCTCCACCACACCAGTCTGGGCCTGGAAAACCCACCTGCCACAGCGTCCCCCAAGGAGGTCCCGGACGAGGCTGCCAGCCCCTGGTCCTGCCCAAAGCCTCAGGTCTCCCCCCTCCACACCAAGAAGAGCCTGGATGCCAGTTCCAGCAGCTTCTCTGAGGACGAATGGCTGGCG GCCCCCGACAGGGTGCCCCTCCTCCCGGAGAGGAGCGCCTCCCTCCTGGACGAGTCCTTTGGAAGCCCCAGCGGCAGCGTCTACTCAGCCCTGAGGAGGGTGAACCAGGCACGGCTAGGCCTGGGCACAGAGGCGTCCGGCAGGCCCCAGGCGAGCTCCCCAAGCAAGGAGCCCCCGAAGAGACTCTCGGCTGGAGGCCAGAACAGGCCTGATGGCCCGGGGTCTGCCCTCTCTGGGGTGAGCTCTGAGCAGGGTCCTACGGGGCCTCCCACGCCCCGGGGccacctcctgccccctgctTCTGAGGCCCCGCGATCCTTGGCTGCCCCCTGGAGCCAGGCGTCTCAGAAGCTGGGCCACAGGGCTCAGCCCTGCTCCCAGGGCCGTTCTGCAGACACATACGAGCTCCTGCAGACAGCAGGGCCCCCATCAGAGCCCAGGGACATGCCGGACCTAGAAGGCAGTGCCTACGCGGAGGTCCCGGGGCGCTGGGGGGGCCCAGCCAGGCCCCCGTGTCCCGGGACCAGTCCTCTATCTAGCAAGCTGCCAGGATCCGCAGACTACGGCTACGAGAGGCTCTCAGGGGCCCCGGAGCTCCCCGAGCCCAGGAACACCTATGAACAAATCCCAGCAGGCAGGAGCAAGGAGATTGGACGGACACACAAGGTGGGCTCCAAG CCAGACAAGCTCCGGAAGATCTTCTTTACCGACAAGAAGCACAAGTCCTGA